A single genomic interval of Deinococcus apachensis DSM 19763 harbors:
- a CDS encoding helix-turn-helix transcriptional regulator, which produces MNRTDRLLALVLELRGREWVPAETLARTFGVSTRTIYRDILALNEAGVPVVSVPGRGYQLMEGYFLPPLHFTPQEAVMLTLGVGAVGKAFDAEYAGAAESAAKKLLAVLPGERRADVERVRKHLRVIPGGGGRADETLRLLRGAVLDNRAVNFAYHKPHAPPQPRQVYPLGLVHLHGVWLLVAFDPERGAQRAFRLDRMEEVRVRAQTFTRDPAWRIEYRPEREERNVTVQLLFPLERARAVQERPNLFQTESRCTTQGVEVTLRVRDIGAILGWVLSWGGDVTVLEPAELREQVRAEARRILGHS; this is translated from the coding sequence ATGAACCGCACGGATCGCCTGCTCGCGCTGGTGCTGGAGTTGCGGGGGCGCGAGTGGGTGCCGGCGGAGACGCTGGCCCGGACCTTCGGGGTAAGCACGCGGACGATCTACCGGGACATCCTGGCGCTGAACGAGGCGGGCGTGCCGGTCGTGAGCGTGCCGGGCCGGGGTTACCAGTTGATGGAGGGGTATTTCCTGCCGCCCCTGCACTTCACCCCGCAGGAGGCCGTCATGCTGACGCTGGGAGTGGGGGCGGTCGGGAAGGCGTTCGACGCCGAGTATGCCGGTGCAGCCGAGAGTGCGGCGAAGAAGCTGCTCGCAGTTCTCCCGGGGGAGCGGCGGGCGGACGTGGAGCGGGTACGCAAGCATCTGCGGGTCATTCCCGGGGGTGGGGGGCGCGCCGACGAGACCCTGCGCCTCCTGCGCGGCGCGGTGCTGGACAACCGGGCGGTCAACTTCGCCTACCACAAGCCCCACGCCCCGCCGCAGCCCCGGCAGGTCTACCCCCTGGGGCTCGTCCACCTGCACGGGGTCTGGCTGCTCGTCGCCTTCGATCCTGAGAGGGGCGCCCAGCGAGCCTTTCGGCTCGACCGGATGGAGGAGGTGCGGGTCAGGGCGCAGACGTTCACCCGGGACCCGGCCTGGCGGATCGAGTACCGGCCGGAGCGCGAGGAACGGAACGTGACGGTCCAGCTCCTCTTCCCGCTGGAACGGGCACGGGCAGTTCAGGAGCGCCCCAACCTCTTCCAGACGGAAAGCCGGTGCACCACCCAGGGCGTGGAGGTCACGTTGCGGGTGCGGGACATCGGGGCGATCCTGGGCTGGGTGCTGTCCTGGGGCGGCGACGTGACGGTGCTGGAACCTGCGGAACTGCGCGAGCAGGTGCGGGCCGAGGCCAGGAGAATACTCGGCCACTCCTGA
- a CDS encoding VOC family protein — protein MKTILAFVTLHTPDYPATRAYFEGVLGFEVTEERPGANAFVSASGAGLAIRADEGLAPPLGTGVSVYFIVPHLDSYHAQLVERGAGMVEPPHDMPFGRTFTVRTPDGHRLGFYEA, from the coding sequence ATGAAAACGATCCTCGCTTTCGTGACGCTGCACACGCCCGACTACCCCGCCACCCGCGCCTACTTCGAGGGCGTGCTGGGCTTCGAGGTCACCGAGGAACGCCCCGGCGCGAACGCCTTTGTCTCCGCGAGTGGGGCGGGCCTGGCGATCCGGGCGGATGAGGGCTTGGCTCCACCCCTCGGCACCGGCGTCAGCGTCTATTTCATCGTGCCGCACCTGGACAGCTACCATGCCCAGCTTGTGGAGCGGGGGGCAGGCATGGTGGAGCCGCCACACGACATGCCGTTTGGCCGGACCTTCACCGTGCGGACGCCCGACGGTCACCGCCTCGGGTTCTACGAGGCCTGA
- a CDS encoding VOC family protein, protein MKANLDFVALHTRDLTAARAYYTRTLGFEVAQERPGAVVLAHSGGAELAVREPLPGVDTTQPFGVGVSVWLGVPDAEGYHAQVVAAGARIVQAPQDGPFGRMFTLITPDGHALTFLEVRP, encoded by the coding sequence ATGAAAGCGAACCTGGATTTCGTGGCCCTGCACACCCGTGACCTGACCGCCGCCCGCGCTTACTACACCCGCACATTGGGCTTCGAGGTCGCGCAGGAGCGGCCCGGTGCGGTGGTGCTTGCCCACTCGGGCGGAGCGGAACTGGCCGTGAGGGAACCGCTCCCCGGCGTGGATACCACGCAGCCCTTCGGCGTCGGCGTCAGTGTCTGGCTGGGCGTGCCGGACGCCGAGGGCTACCATGCACAGGTCGTCGCGGCGGGCGCCCGGATCGTGCAAGCCCCCCAGGACGGCCCCTTCGGGCGGATGTTCACGCTGATCACGCCGGACGGCCACGCGCTGACCTTCCTTGAGGTCCGGCCATGA
- a CDS encoding DNA-3-methyladenine glycosylase family protein, translated as MTRLPLTRPFEFRHTLAFLNAFPPAAHEQSTRGELRKATRLNGQTVGFTVREDTEGLTCTLHPEAPLKPEEEAALLERVAFFLGTRDDLWPFYALAERDEVFRPVLNELRGFHQPKFLTPFEAACWAVIGQRLPLPQARKVKLALMVRSGGEWKGLPAFPEPADLAHLTEAEILELLPNQRKARALVEATRAFGGVTTAELVNRPHEEVRGWLRGIYGVGEWSALFILVRGLGRLENVRPKAGESPFLKELLKAARPVYGGLTPDELWRIAESYGDQQGQWAIYLRSRSALTPGGARAA; from the coding sequence ATGACCCGCCTGCCCCTGACCCGCCCCTTCGAGTTCCGGCACACCCTCGCCTTCCTGAACGCCTTCCCCCCAGCCGCCCATGAACAGAGCACCCGCGGCGAGCTTCGCAAGGCCACCCGCCTGAACGGGCAGACCGTCGGGTTTACCGTTCGGGAGGATACAGAGGGGCTGACCTGCACCCTCCACCCGGAAGCCCCATTGAAGCCCGAGGAGGAAGCGGCCCTGCTGGAGCGGGTGGCTTTTTTCCTGGGCACCCGGGACGATCTGTGGCCCTTCTACGCGCTGGCCGAACGGGATGAGGTATTCCGGCCTGTCCTCAACGAGTTACGGGGCTTTCACCAGCCGAAGTTTCTGACGCCCTTCGAGGCGGCCTGCTGGGCCGTGATCGGTCAGCGCCTGCCCCTGCCTCAGGCGCGGAAGGTCAAACTCGCCCTGATGGTCCGCTCTGGAGGCGAGTGGAAGGGTTTGCCCGCCTTCCCCGAACCCGCCGACCTCGCGCACCTGACCGAAGCCGAGATTCTGGAGCTCCTGCCCAACCAGCGCAAGGCCCGCGCACTGGTGGAAGCCACGCGCGCCTTCGGAGGGGTCACCACCGCCGAACTCGTGAACCGACCCCACGAAGAGGTTCGGGGCTGGTTGCGCGGCATCTACGGCGTCGGGGAGTGGAGTGCGCTGTTTATCCTGGTGCGCGGGCTTGGGAGACTGGAAAACGTGCGCCCGAAAGCTGGAGAGAGCCCTTTCCTGAAGGAACTCCTGAAGGCCGCCCGCCCCGTCTACGGCGGCCTCACGCCGGACGAGCTGTGGCGCATCGCCGAGAGCTACGGAGACCAGCAGGGCCAGTGGGCGATCTACCTCAGAAGCCGCTCGGCGCTGACTCCTGGGGGCGCGAGGGCGGCGTGA
- a CDS encoding 3' terminal RNA ribose 2'-O-methyltransferase Hen1, with product MLLTLTTTHRPATDLGFLLHKHPERVLERELPFGRAAVFYPEATPETCTAALLLEVDPVALSRHTRAGEGTPLEPYVNDRPYAAGSFLAVALRDAFGTAMTGRSKDRPELVGTPIPLVAELPCVVARGPADLPTRLFGPLGYTVEVEPIPLDPLFPEWGERPYVRLRVSGTALLRDLLTHLYVLLPVLDGRKHYYLGEAEVDKLLRHGAGWLETHPERDLITGRFLRFRELVRQAEAAFGPDPGETEDTPPDPRPRLHDARLDRVAEVLEASGAAHVLDLGCGEGKLLRRLIPVPQFRELVGVDVSARALKIAAERLHLRERPELAQRVCLLHGSLAYRDSRLRGFDAAALVEVIEHLEPHRLNVLTENVFGDAQPRTVVVTTPNREYNAVFSEKHGGEDAGLRHADHRFEWTRAEFRAWADAAGAEYGYAVRYEDVGDVHAEYGPVTQMAVFTGGTRGSTKRILQTRGIRGGITPPSRPQESAPSGF from the coding sequence ATGCTCCTCACGCTGACGACCACCCACCGGCCCGCCACCGACCTGGGCTTCCTGTTGCACAAGCACCCGGAGCGCGTGCTGGAACGCGAGTTGCCCTTCGGGCGCGCGGCCGTCTTCTACCCGGAGGCCACCCCCGAGACCTGCACGGCGGCCCTGCTGCTGGAGGTGGACCCGGTCGCCCTCTCGCGGCACACGCGGGCCGGGGAGGGGACTCCGCTGGAGCCCTACGTGAACGACCGGCCCTACGCGGCAGGCTCCTTTCTGGCGGTCGCCCTGCGCGACGCTTTCGGCACGGCGATGACGGGGCGCAGCAAGGACCGTCCTGAACTTGTGGGGACGCCCATTCCCCTCGTCGCGGAACTGCCGTGCGTGGTCGCGCGGGGTCCTGCTGACCTGCCCACCCGGCTCTTCGGTCCCCTCGGCTACACGGTGGAGGTCGAGCCCATCCCCCTCGACCCGTTGTTTCCCGAGTGGGGCGAGCGGCCCTACGTCCGGCTGCGGGTGTCGGGTACCGCCTTGCTCCGCGACCTGCTGACACACCTGTACGTGCTGCTGCCCGTCCTGGATGGCCGCAAGCACTACTACCTGGGCGAGGCGGAGGTGGACAAGCTGCTGCGCCACGGCGCGGGCTGGCTGGAGACCCACCCCGAGCGTGACCTCATCACCGGGCGGTTCCTGCGTTTCCGCGAGCTGGTGCGGCAGGCCGAGGCGGCGTTTGGCCCCGACCCGGGGGAGACTGAGGACACCCCGCCTGATCCCCGCCCCCGCCTGCACGACGCCCGCCTCGACCGGGTGGCGGAAGTGCTGGAGGCCAGCGGTGCCGCCCATGTGCTGGACCTGGGCTGCGGGGAGGGGAAACTGCTACGCCGCCTGATCCCCGTGCCCCAGTTCCGGGAACTCGTCGGGGTGGACGTGAGCGCCCGCGCCCTAAAGATCGCGGCTGAGCGGTTGCATCTCCGGGAACGGCCTGAACTTGCTCAGCGTGTGTGCCTGCTCCACGGCAGCCTCGCCTACCGCGACTCGCGCCTGCGGGGCTTCGATGCCGCCGCGCTGGTGGAGGTGATCGAGCATTTGGAGCCGCACCGCTTGAATGTCCTGACCGAGAACGTGTTCGGGGACGCACAGCCGCGCACTGTCGTCGTCACCACCCCCAACCGCGAGTACAACGCCGTGTTTTCCGAGAAGCACGGTGGGGAGGACGCAGGCCTGAGACACGCTGACCACCGCTTCGAGTGGACACGCGCCGAGTTCCGGGCCTGGGCGGACGCGGCGGGGGCGGAGTACGGTTACGCGGTGCGGTACGAGGACGTGGGGGACGTGCATGCCGAGTACGGGCCGGTGACGCAGATGGCCGTGTTCACGGGAGGCACTCGGGGTTCAACGAAGAGGATTCTTCAAACCAGGGGCATTCGAGGTGGAATCACGCCGCCCTCGCGCCCCCAGGAGTCAGCGCCGAGCGGCTTCTGA
- a CDS encoding cyclodeaminase/cyclohydrolase family protein, which produces MRSILPGRLAPPRVAGVRKVAEEEPTCRYSAAMSSLWQRPALDLLLATASRAPTPGGGSTAAVTAAFGTALLEMALRITSKKNGQEGELATMLDALTRLRERLQALADEDVRAFGEYVRAARLPEGPEREEALGAAGGASLEVPLEVARTVRQTLEYAPRLPTWVHAEVTSDAGAGAAILEGALHAALLTVEINLPHMAEEDRGALKAERDRLQARGTELAAETRRLTYERLRDRE; this is translated from the coding sequence GTGAGGAGCATCCTGCCCGGCAGGCTAGCGCCGCCCCGCGTCGCGGGCGTCCGCAAGGTGGCGGAGGAAGAGCCCACCTGCCGTTACAGTGCGGCCATGTCCTCGCTGTGGCAGCGTCCGGCCCTCGACCTCCTCCTGGCGACCGCAAGCCGCGCCCCGACGCCCGGGGGCGGCTCCACCGCGGCGGTCACGGCGGCCTTCGGGACGGCGCTGCTGGAGATGGCCCTGCGAATCACGTCGAAGAAAAACGGGCAGGAGGGGGAGTTGGCGACCATGCTGGACGCCCTCACCCGGCTGCGGGAGCGGCTTCAGGCCCTCGCGGACGAGGACGTGCGGGCCTTCGGGGAGTACGTCCGGGCGGCGCGGCTGCCGGAGGGACCTGAACGGGAGGAGGCGCTGGGGGCGGCGGGAGGGGCTTCTCTGGAAGTTCCGCTGGAGGTGGCGCGGACCGTGAGGCAGACGCTGGAATACGCCCCCCGCCTCCCCACCTGGGTCCACGCGGAGGTGACGAGCGACGCGGGGGCGGGGGCCGCCATCCTGGAAGGCGCCCTGCACGCCGCGCTCCTGACGGTCGAGATCAACCTGCCGCATATGGCGGAGGAGGACCGCGGCGCGTTGAAAGCCGAGCGGGACCGCTTGCAGGCACGGGGCACGGAGCTTGCCGCCGAGACACGGCGGCTCACATATGAACGCCTGCGGGACCGGGAATAG
- a CDS encoding MFS transporter produces the protein MLWTRPLVMLRLLALLLTSELVRTGFVVSALPLAGPGLGLGAAVIGAMVGGHYLADALAKGPVGLVTERWGLGRVLTLGAVLGLGVVLGTRLAPSPLWGVLGCATWGVAYAALWPGVMSASQVFARPGRTARALAASSLSVAPAILGGALGVGPLMQAHPDAAWMLLAGAQGMALLLALSLLGLRLPHSALTGGNVWRGWSRVAVLLPAAFAQTLAPGLLVTVFYPLLARLGLGLGDLIGPGLLALALFGLCLWVTGRLADRAHPRRALAPGLLGLALTFALAALPGMENRLWLLAPLLGLSYGAFVAGWNGLVGRILPESHRAAAWGTVMAVEALGYAVGPVLGGVAWASFGPAGVFTLGAAVFLLTEGYYLLPGRSLTRPVPRAEGEAG, from the coding sequence ATGCTCTGGACCCGTCCCCTGGTGATGCTGCGGCTGCTCGCGCTGCTGCTCACGAGCGAACTTGTCCGCACCGGATTCGTCGTGTCGGCGCTCCCCCTGGCCGGGCCAGGCCTGGGCCTGGGCGCGGCGGTGATCGGCGCCATGGTGGGCGGGCACTACCTGGCCGACGCGCTGGCGAAGGGGCCGGTGGGCCTGGTCACCGAGCGCTGGGGGCTGGGCCGCGTGCTGACCCTCGGGGCAGTGCTGGGGCTGGGCGTCGTGCTGGGCACTCGGCTGGCCCCCTCACCCCTCTGGGGAGTGCTGGGGTGCGCCACCTGGGGCGTGGCCTACGCGGCCCTGTGGCCCGGCGTGATGAGCGCGTCGCAGGTCTTCGCCCGGCCCGGGCGCACCGCGCGGGCCCTCGCCGCCTCCAGCCTGAGTGTGGCGCCCGCCATCCTGGGTGGCGCGCTGGGGGTCGGTCCGCTGATGCAGGCGCATCCGGACGCCGCGTGGATGCTGCTCGCCGGGGCTCAGGGCATGGCGCTGCTCCTCGCGCTGAGCCTGCTGGGGCTACGGCTGCCCCACTCGGCCCTGACGGGCGGAAACGTGTGGCGCGGCTGGTCGCGGGTCGCCGTGCTGCTGCCTGCCGCGTTTGCCCAGACGCTCGCGCCGGGGCTGCTCGTCACGGTGTTCTACCCGCTGCTGGCCCGTCTGGGGCTGGGCCTGGGCGACCTGATCGGGCCGGGACTGCTCGCGCTCGCCCTGTTCGGCCTGTGTCTGTGGGTGACGGGGCGCCTGGCGGACCGTGCCCACCCGCGCCGGGCCCTCGCCCCCGGTCTGCTGGGATTGGCGCTGACCTTCGCGCTGGCGGCCCTCCCCGGCATGGAGAACCGGCTGTGGCTCCTCGCGCCGCTGCTGGGCCTCAGCTACGGGGCCTTTGTCGCCGGGTGGAACGGGCTGGTGGGCCGGATTCTGCCCGAATCGCACCGCGCCGCCGCCTGGGGCACCGTGATGGCGGTCGAGGCGCTGGGCTACGCGGTCGGCCCGGTCCTAGGCGGGGTCGCCTGGGCCAGCTTCGGCCCGGCGGGGGTCTTCACCCTGGGGGCGGCGGTGTTCCTCCTCACCGAGGGGTACTACCTGCTGCCGGGGCGCTCGTTGACCCGCCCCGTCCCCCGCGCCGAGGGCGAGGCGGGGTAA
- the bshB1 gene encoding bacillithiol biosynthesis deacetylase BshB1, translating to MTESWRTVHGTVQPLDWLCLAPHPDDAEIGAGGTLIRLARAGRAVGVLEMSRGERGTQGTPEEREAECVAAARIMGLAWRGQLGLPDGGLADTPEGAAALATVLRAVRPRVLVVPHHLDRHPDHFGTYHLAKRALHLAALRKADVGGEPHRVSQVLLYQGNADIPANLLVDVGAVIADWEAAIRAHTSQFTGEYISETVTPEIIERRRGRLTYWGTLARVRYAEAFETEAPLLVDPERL from the coding sequence ATGACCGAAAGTTGGCGTACTGTCCACGGCACCGTGCAGCCCCTCGACTGGCTGTGTCTCGCCCCACACCCCGACGACGCGGAGATCGGTGCCGGGGGAACGCTGATTCGTCTCGCTCGGGCGGGCCGGGCCGTTGGCGTGCTGGAGATGTCGCGCGGTGAGCGGGGCACCCAGGGCACCCCCGAGGAGCGCGAGGCCGAGTGCGTGGCGGCGGCGCGGATCATGGGTCTGGCCTGGCGCGGGCAACTGGGGCTGCCGGACGGTGGCCTGGCAGACACCCCGGAGGGAGCGGCGGCGCTGGCGACCGTGCTGCGGGCCGTGCGTCCACGGGTCCTGGTCGTGCCGCACCACCTCGACCGCCACCCCGACCACTTCGGCACCTACCACCTCGCCAAGCGGGCGCTGCACCTCGCCGCGCTCCGCAAGGCCGACGTGGGGGGCGAGCCCCACCGCGTCTCCCAGGTGCTGCTGTATCAGGGGAACGCGGACATCCCGGCCAACCTGCTCGTCGACGTGGGCGCTGTGATCGCCGACTGGGAGGCCGCGATCCGCGCCCACACCAGCCAGTTCACCGGCGAGTACATCTCCGAGACGGTCACACCGGAGATCATTGAGCGCCGCAGGGGCCGCCTGACCTACTGGGGGACTCTGGCCCGGGTGCGCTATGCTGAGGCCTTCGAGACGGAGGCCCCCCTGCTCGTGGACCCCGAGCGGCTGTGA
- a CDS encoding uracil-DNA glycosylase, which yields MQTRSLGTQEVQQARLAQTFDPHVAPLNRWAEEQRSASGHWLPFFDPADGGVMARVLLLLESPGPVVSRTRFVSMDNPDGTAENLRCLLHLSGLRRREVTMWNVVPWQMSENGVVTPRPGQYAEAASLTRHLLSMLADLQVVVLVGRHAERAWPLVGSALPSLACPHPSPQNFVSRRDSAVLALSALVEARKMISGKEKGATLIPEE from the coding sequence GTGCAAACCCGCAGCCTCGGCACCCAGGAGGTGCAGCAAGCCCGTCTCGCGCAGACCTTCGACCCCCACGTCGCCCCCCTCAACCGCTGGGCCGAGGAGCAGCGCTCGGCGAGCGGGCACTGGCTGCCCTTCTTCGACCCCGCAGACGGCGGCGTGATGGCGCGGGTCCTGCTCCTCCTCGAATCGCCCGGCCCGGTCGTCAGCCGCACCCGCTTCGTCTCGATGGACAACCCCGACGGCACGGCGGAGAACCTGCGCTGCCTGCTGCATCTCTCGGGCCTGCGGCGGCGGGAGGTGACGATGTGGAACGTCGTGCCATGGCAGATGAGCGAGAACGGTGTCGTGACCCCCCGGCCAGGGCAGTACGCCGAGGCCGCTTCCCTAACCCGGCACCTCCTCTCGATGCTGGCGGACCTCCAGGTCGTCGTCCTCGTCGGCCGCCATGCGGAGCGGGCGTGGCCGCTGGTGGGTTCAGCCCTCCCCTCCCTCGCCTGCCCGCACCCGAGCCCGCAGAACTTCGTCTCCCGGCGGGACTCCGCCGTGCTGGCGTTGAGTGCCCTGGTTGAAGCTCGGAAAATGATATCGGGCAAGGAAAAAGGGGCCACCCTCATTCCCGAGGAGTAG
- the fumC gene encoding class II fumarate hydratase, with protein MTQTTSPQTRTESDTMGQLQVAADRYWGAQTERSIHNFPIGRDTFVWGRPIIRALGILKKGAAQANAELGELPGDIADLIVRAADEVIAGRLDDHFPLVVFQTGSGTQSNMNANEVISNRAIELAGGEMGSKKPVHPNDHVNRGQSSNDTFPTAMHIAVVLELNERLYGSVGRLRDTLASKAEQYRDLVKVGRTHLQDATPITLGQEIGGWVAQLDYALSEVKHAEQGLYDLAIGGTAVGTGLNAHPGFGDLAAQKFADETGFPFRSAENKFAALSAHDALVQTSAALRTLSGALMKMANDVRWLASGPRNGIGEIVIPENEPGSSIMPGKVNPTQSEAMTMVTTRVFGNDATVAFAGSQGNFQLNVFKPVMVHAVLESIRLISDASLAFNDNCAVGIEPNEARIRENLDKNLMQVTALNRHIGYDKAAAIAKKAHKEGTSLKEAALALGHVTEDEFNQWVVPLDMTHS; from the coding sequence ATGACCCAGACCACCTCCCCCCAGACCCGTACCGAGTCCGACACGATGGGCCAGCTTCAGGTCGCCGCCGACCGTTACTGGGGCGCGCAGACCGAGCGGAGCATCCACAACTTTCCCATCGGGCGCGACACCTTCGTGTGGGGCCGCCCGATCATCCGCGCGCTGGGTATCCTGAAAAAGGGCGCGGCGCAGGCGAACGCGGAACTCGGCGAACTGCCAGGGGACATCGCCGACCTGATCGTGCGGGCCGCCGACGAGGTGATCGCCGGGCGGCTGGACGACCACTTCCCCCTCGTCGTGTTCCAGACGGGCTCGGGCACCCAGAGCAACATGAACGCGAACGAGGTCATCTCCAACCGCGCCATCGAACTTGCGGGCGGCGAGATGGGGAGCAAGAAGCCCGTCCACCCCAACGACCACGTGAACCGTGGTCAGAGCAGCAACGACACCTTCCCGACCGCCATGCACATCGCCGTCGTGCTGGAGTTGAACGAGCGGCTGTACGGCAGTGTGGGGAGGCTGCGGGATACGTTGGCGAGCAAGGCGGAGCAGTACAGGGACCTCGTGAAGGTGGGCCGCACCCACCTGCAAGACGCCACGCCCATCACGCTGGGGCAGGAGATCGGCGGCTGGGTAGCACAACTTGACTACGCGCTCTCGGAAGTGAAGCACGCCGAGCAGGGCCTCTACGACCTCGCCATCGGGGGCACGGCGGTCGGCACCGGCCTGAACGCCCACCCGGGGTTCGGCGACCTCGCCGCCCAGAAGTTCGCCGACGAGACCGGCTTTCCCTTCCGCTCCGCCGAGAACAAGTTCGCCGCCCTCTCGGCCCACGACGCCCTCGTGCAGACCTCGGCGGCCCTGCGGACCCTGAGCGGCGCGCTGATGAAGATGGCGAACGACGTGCGCTGGCTCGCCTCCGGCCCCCGCAACGGCATTGGCGAGATCGTCATCCCCGAGAACGAGCCCGGCTCCTCCATCATGCCCGGCAAGGTGAACCCCACCCAGTCGGAGGCGATGACGATGGTCACCACGCGCGTCTTCGGCAACGACGCGACGGTCGCCTTCGCGGGCTCCCAGGGCAACTTCCAGCTCAACGTGTTCAAGCCGGTGATGGTCCACGCCGTGCTGGAAAGCATTCGCCTCATCTCGGACGCCTCCCTCGCCTTCAACGACAACTGCGCGGTGGGCATCGAGCCGAACGAGGCGCGGATCAGGGAGAACCTCGACAAGAACCTGATGCAGGTGACGGCGCTCAACCGCCACATCGGCTACGACAAGGCCGCTGCCATCGCCAAGAAAGCGCACAAGGAGGGCACCAGCTTGAAGGAAGCGGCGCTCGCGCTGGGCCACGTGACCGAGGACGAGTTCAATCAGTGGGTCGTGCCGCTGGACATGACCCATAGCTGA